One genomic segment of Chitinophaga sancti includes these proteins:
- a CDS encoding peptidylprolyl isomerase produces the protein MSVIQKIRDKYAVVIVVVICVAIVSFLLQDAFFGRNSIMRRSTTVGKVNGEELDFSTYQQMIQDAEASARQQSPTGAVTEQIQQYAREQAWNQFVSEQIMTAQYDKLGIQVTENELVDQFNGKEPNPIVLQQFTDRKTGQFDRAALQQALSSVGQDQTGRMRNALKQMENYIVKSRMQEKYVSLIKGGVYYPKWLADAQIKDNSQFANVSYVSVPYASIADSTIAVTDGELNTYINNHKANFKSEEGRRVDYISFDALPSAQDTANALKVLLEAKDEMDTTGVAGIENFIKRNSDIAYFDGYVAKSALMVPQKDTIASLPVGSTFGPYYDGSMIVFAKMMDRKTLPDSVKVRHILIATANPQTGAGLSDSLAKIRIDSIEAAVKGGADFKALVAQYSDDPGSKENGGEYDVTPSSSFVPEFKDFALDGKTGESKVVKTQFGYHLIQIMSQKNFGPALKVAYLGKPVEASNETDSKAYAAANEFAAQNHDVKTFEKTVQEKGLNKRIADNLRPMDFVIPGIGAARELVHWAYEAKKGDVSNVFTFDGKYVVAVLTGIRAAGTKTLDEVRPEVEGQVKKHKKAEQLIAKLKSPATLEAAAATVNQPQLKADNVNFATPFVASMGFEPRVVGAIFNKAWGVGKVTAPIEGNAGVYVVKVDSFVPNTQGMDPLTMVTQYEQTVKGTLDQGGQLYEVLKKLNKIEDNRAKFF, from the coding sequence ATGTCAGTTATTCAGAAGATCAGGGATAAATATGCCGTGGTGATCGTAGTTGTGATCTGCGTGGCTATTGTCAGTTTCCTGCTGCAGGATGCCTTTTTCGGCAGAAATTCCATCATGCGTCGTTCTACCACGGTGGGTAAAGTAAATGGAGAAGAATTAGACTTCTCTACGTACCAACAAATGATCCAGGATGCGGAAGCTTCTGCTCGTCAGCAAAGCCCAACTGGCGCCGTGACTGAACAGATCCAGCAGTATGCACGTGAGCAGGCCTGGAATCAGTTCGTAAGCGAACAAATCATGACTGCTCAATATGATAAACTGGGTATTCAGGTAACTGAAAATGAACTGGTAGATCAGTTCAATGGTAAAGAACCAAATCCAATTGTATTACAGCAGTTCACAGACAGAAAAACCGGTCAGTTCGACCGCGCTGCTTTACAGCAGGCACTGTCTTCTGTTGGTCAGGATCAGACTGGCAGAATGAGAAACGCGCTGAAACAAATGGAAAACTATATTGTAAAGTCAAGAATGCAGGAAAAATATGTATCCCTTATTAAAGGAGGTGTATATTATCCTAAATGGTTGGCTGACGCTCAGATAAAAGATAATTCACAGTTTGCGAATGTATCTTATGTATCTGTTCCATATGCATCTATCGCAGATTCTACTATCGCTGTAACCGATGGTGAACTGAATACATATATTAATAACCACAAAGCTAACTTCAAATCTGAAGAAGGCCGTCGTGTAGATTACATCTCTTTCGATGCACTGCCTTCCGCTCAGGATACTGCTAATGCACTGAAAGTATTGCTCGAAGCAAAAGATGAAATGGATACAACCGGTGTTGCAGGTATCGAAAACTTCATAAAACGTAATTCCGATATCGCATACTTTGATGGTTATGTTGCTAAATCCGCACTGATGGTTCCTCAGAAAGATACCATTGCTAGTCTGCCAGTAGGTAGCACGTTCGGACCTTACTACGACGGTAGCATGATCGTATTTGCAAAAATGATGGATCGCAAAACTTTACCTGATAGCGTAAAGGTGCGTCATATATTAATTGCTACTGCTAATCCTCAGACCGGTGCAGGTCTGTCTGATTCTCTGGCTAAGATCCGTATAGATAGTATCGAAGCTGCTGTAAAAGGTGGTGCAGATTTCAAAGCACTGGTGGCTCAGTACTCTGATGATCCAGGGAGCAAAGAAAATGGTGGTGAGTACGATGTAACTCCTTCCTCTTCTTTCGTTCCCGAATTCAAAGATTTCGCACTGGATGGTAAAACTGGTGAATCTAAAGTGGTGAAAACCCAGTTTGGTTATCACCTGATTCAGATTATGAGTCAGAAGAATTTTGGTCCTGCTCTGAAAGTAGCATATCTGGGTAAACCAGTAGAAGCAAGCAATGAAACTGATAGTAAAGCTTATGCTGCTGCCAACGAATTTGCTGCTCAGAACCATGACGTAAAAACTTTCGAAAAGACAGTTCAGGAAAAAGGTCTGAACAAACGTATTGCTGATAATCTCCGTCCTATGGATTTTGTAATTCCAGGTATCGGTGCAGCACGCGAATTAGTTCATTGGGCTTACGAAGCTAAGAAAGGTGACGTGAGCAATGTATTCACTTTTGACGGTAAATATGTAGTAGCTGTACTGACCGGTATTCGTGCAGCAGGTACTAAAACACTTGATGAAGTAAGACCAGAAGTAGAAGGACAGGTGAAGAAACATAAGAAAGCTGAGCAGCTGATTGCTAAGCTGAAATCTCCTGCTACCCTGGAAGCTGCTGCTGCCACTGTAAACCAGCCACAGCTGAAAGCCGACAATGTTAACTTTGCTACTCCGTTTGTTGCTTCTATGGGCTTTGAACCTAGAGTAGTAGGTGCTATCTTCAATAAAGCATGGGGTGTGGGTAAAGTTACTGCACCAATTGAAGGTAATGCTGGTGTGTATGTAGTGAAGGTTGATAGCTTTGTACCAAATACACAGGGTATGGATCCGCTTACTATGGTGACTCAGTATGAGCAGACTGTGAAAGGTACGCTTGATCAGGGTGGTCAGCTGTATGAAGTGCTGAAGAAACTGAATAAGATTGAAGACAATCGTGCTAAATTCTTTTAA
- the nadA gene encoding quinolinate synthase NadA, with translation MIRELEIAKKDLQRKGFLDLPVNSRLDLFEEIERLKKEKNAIVLAHYYQEPDIQDVADYIGDSLGLSQQAAKTDADIIVFAGVHFMAETAKILSPQKKVLLPDLKAGCSLADSAPPELFRKFKEKHPDHLVISYINCSAGIKALSDIICTSSNAEKIIESVPTDQPIIFAPDRNLGAYLAKKTGRNMLLWNGACMVHEIFSLEKITRLKIRHPKAKVLAHPECEAAVLEIADYIGSTTGILNFSKKDDAKEYIVVTETGILHQMQKENPGKTFIPAPPNNACACNDCPHMKLNTLEKLYLCMEYEEPEITMNEQLRIAAKKPIERMLEISAQAGL, from the coding sequence ATGATAAGGGAGCTCGAAATCGCAAAAAAAGATTTGCAACGAAAAGGTTTTTTGGATTTGCCGGTCAATTCGCGTTTGGATCTTTTTGAAGAAATCGAAAGGTTGAAAAAAGAAAAAAATGCAATCGTCCTCGCGCACTATTATCAGGAACCAGATATCCAGGATGTAGCAGATTACATCGGGGACAGTCTCGGACTTAGTCAACAGGCTGCCAAAACCGATGCTGATATAATCGTTTTTGCCGGTGTGCATTTTATGGCCGAAACCGCAAAAATTCTGAGTCCGCAAAAAAAAGTGCTGCTACCTGACCTGAAAGCGGGTTGTTCACTAGCCGATAGTGCACCTCCGGAGTTATTCCGCAAGTTCAAGGAAAAACATCCTGACCACCTGGTTATTTCCTACATCAACTGTTCTGCGGGAATCAAAGCGCTCAGCGATATCATCTGCACCTCCTCTAATGCCGAAAAGATCATCGAGAGCGTCCCCACAGACCAGCCCATCATTTTTGCCCCCGACAGGAATTTAGGGGCTTATTTGGCCAAGAAAACGGGTAGAAACATGTTACTCTGGAATGGTGCTTGCATGGTTCACGAGATTTTTTCCCTGGAAAAGATCACCCGACTCAAAATCCGCCACCCAAAAGCCAAAGTTTTGGCGCATCCGGAGTGTGAAGCAGCTGTGCTCGAAATCGCTGACTATATAGGATCCACTACTGGTATCCTGAACTTTTCCAAAAAAGATGATGCCAAAGAATACATCGTGGTGACCGAAACGGGAATTCTTCACCAGATGCAAAAGGAAAATCCGGGTAAAACTTTTATTCCTGCACCACCCAACAATGCATGTGCTTGTAATGACTGTCCACACATGAAACTCAATACACTCGAAAAGCTTTACCTGTGTATGGAATACGAGGAACCAGAAATCACGATGAACGAACAACTCCGTATAGCGGCAAAAAAGCCCATTGAGCGGATGCTTGAGATTAGTGCACAGGCTGGTTTATAA
- a CDS encoding SDR family oxidoreductase — protein MEKIIIAGGTSGIGLATAKLLAKKGASVIVTGRNEEKLAAVRSTVPGITAISLDSTNADALKNFFSQTGHFHHLILTLSSSKGGGPFATMNLTDLRAGFDGKFWPHLQTIQTALPWLDKNGSITITTAASSTAKLPGTAGLAAINGALEIMVPILAKELKPLRINAVSPGVIDTDWWNFLNSEEKSAAFESYAQGIAVGRIGNPQDVSNLIKTVVHNSYINGAVLNVNGGLM, from the coding sequence ATGGAAAAAATAATCATCGCCGGTGGTACTTCCGGAATAGGACTAGCCACAGCAAAACTGCTTGCCAAAAAAGGTGCATCTGTAATAGTTACCGGCCGTAATGAAGAAAAGTTAGCTGCCGTCCGTTCAACAGTCCCTGGTATCACAGCCATTTCTTTAGACAGTACCAATGCAGATGCACTGAAAAACTTCTTTTCACAAACCGGTCATTTTCACCACCTGATCCTCACCTTAAGTAGTTCAAAAGGTGGTGGCCCATTTGCCACCATGAATCTGACTGATCTCCGTGCCGGCTTTGATGGCAAGTTCTGGCCACACTTACAGACCATTCAGACCGCACTCCCATGGTTGGATAAGAATGGTAGCATTACTATCACCACTGCAGCATCATCCACGGCAAAACTACCAGGTACAGCTGGTTTGGCTGCAATTAATGGCGCCTTGGAAATTATGGTGCCTATCCTTGCCAAAGAATTAAAACCATTACGAATCAATGCTGTCTCACCAGGTGTAATCGATACTGATTGGTGGAATTTTTTGAACAGTGAGGAAAAAAGCGCAGCCTTTGAAAGCTATGCCCAGGGCATTGCTGTGGGCAGAATAGGTAATCCACAGGATGTGTCTAACCTCATTAAAACTGTTGTGCATAATTCTTATATAAATGGGGCAGTGCTCAATGTAAATGGAGGGCTAATGTGA
- a CDS encoding helix-turn-helix domain-containing protein has protein sequence MPSSNSLPTHHLDTFHKERHRTSSNVIFGYNNLSVQHQISGFELYSTEGMIPDYGPAKSTFYRVGIILQGNIHMQLGLEHFDIGPSTLTFSIPGQVHSKSNACPDIFGYYILFDPSLLEGLLPHVQMGAEFPFYDYAGSQLLNCNEQEINEIVNFIEKIDAELKADHSGKLTAIKMYVYLLLLTAKRSYERQLPVNNIPATTHMVTHFYKLVSQHFLQYRQVSDYARMLNVTPNHLNRVVKSTTNRTASDAIQEMLVQEAKVLLQNTSLSISEIAYQLDFSEPAAFNHFFRKTTGGTPLQYRSII, from the coding sequence ATGCCCTCATCCAATTCTTTGCCTACCCATCACCTTGACACATTTCATAAGGAACGTCATCGCACTTCTTCCAATGTCATCTTTGGGTATAACAACTTATCAGTACAACATCAGATCTCAGGATTTGAGTTGTACTCCACCGAAGGTATGATACCGGATTATGGCCCGGCAAAATCTACATTTTACAGAGTTGGTATTATCCTTCAGGGTAATATTCATATGCAGTTAGGTTTAGAACATTTCGATATAGGACCTTCCACCCTGACATTTTCTATCCCAGGACAAGTACATAGTAAGTCCAACGCCTGCCCTGACATTTTCGGTTATTATATCTTATTCGATCCCTCCCTTCTTGAAGGCCTGCTCCCACATGTGCAAATGGGTGCCGAATTTCCTTTCTATGACTATGCTGGTTCTCAGCTCCTAAATTGCAACGAACAGGAAATCAATGAAATAGTAAATTTTATAGAAAAAATAGATGCAGAACTGAAGGCTGATCATTCAGGTAAATTGACTGCTATCAAAATGTATGTCTACCTGTTACTATTGACAGCCAAAAGATCTTATGAGAGGCAGTTGCCAGTCAACAACATTCCAGCAACGACCCATATGGTCACGCACTTTTATAAACTGGTGAGCCAGCACTTCTTACAATACCGACAGGTAAGCGACTATGCCCGTATGCTCAATGTCACCCCCAATCACCTGAACAGGGTTGTAAAAAGTACTACCAACCGCACGGCGTCCGATGCCATTCAGGAAATGCTGGTGCAGGAAGCAAAAGTATTATTACAAAATACCTCACTCTCTATTTCAGAAATTGCATATCAGTTGGACTTTAGTGAGCCAGCTGCATTCAATCACTTCTTCCGCAAAACCACCGGAGGAACACCGCTCCAATACAGAAGCATAATCTGA
- a CDS encoding FeoA family protein, producing MKKSAIKLSSLAIGKSAVITAFESDDLHIKLMEMGCVPGETVKIEKIAPLGDPISIMVAGYNLSLRKTEADYIWVEELL from the coding sequence ATGAAAAAAAGTGCGATTAAATTGTCCTCCCTTGCGATAGGAAAAAGTGCCGTAATTACTGCTTTCGAAAGTGATGATTTACATATAAAATTGATGGAAATGGGATGCGTGCCAGGTGAAACAGTAAAGATTGAAAAAATCGCACCTCTTGGAGATCCCATCTCAATTATGGTAGCTGGATATAATCTTTCCCTCCGCAAAACCGAAGCAGATTATATCTGGGTAGAAGAACTCTTATAA
- the ybeY gene encoding rRNA maturation RNase YbeY encodes MAINFTSHEVKVNLKEKTRLKAYIKEKFAREGQKLKDLQYVFCSDEYLLEINQQFLQHDTYTDIVTFELGTDPNITEGEIYISIDRVKDNADKFKVSVNQELHRVIFHGALHLCGYKDKSKEQSATMRAKENECLKEYLGITI; translated from the coding sequence ATGGCGATTAATTTTACTTCTCATGAGGTAAAGGTAAACCTGAAAGAGAAAACAAGGTTGAAGGCATACATAAAAGAGAAGTTTGCACGAGAGGGACAAAAATTGAAGGATTTACAGTATGTGTTTTGTTCTGATGAGTACCTTTTGGAAATTAATCAACAGTTCCTGCAACATGATACTTATACGGATATCGTAACTTTTGAATTGGGTACAGACCCTAATATAACGGAAGGTGAAATCTATATTAGTATAGATAGGGTGAAGGATAATGCAGATAAGTTCAAGGTATCGGTAAATCAGGAATTGCATAGGGTCATTTTTCATGGAGCACTTCATTTATGTGGGTATAAGGATAAGTCGAAAGAGCAGTCGGCTACCATGAGGGCAAAGGAAAACGAGTGTTTGAAGGAATATTTAGGTATTACTATATAA
- the mnmG gene encoding tRNA uridine-5-carboxymethylaminomethyl(34) synthesis enzyme MnmG, which produces MFPSYDVIVVGAGHAGCEAAAAAANMGSKVLLVTMNMQTIAQMSCNPAMGGIAKGQIVREIDAMGGYSGIVTDQSMIQFRMLNRSKGPAMWSPRTQNDRMLFAAKWREALEQTPNVDFYQDMVKGLLVKDGICYGVVTGLGHEIKAKSVVLTNGTFLNGVMHIGDKQFGGGRVAEKAATGITEQLVSLGFESDRLKTGTPPRIDARSLDYSKMEEQKGDDVITGFSYLDIEKIKPEQQRSCFITYTSDEVHEMLKTGFDRSPMFQGRIQGRGPRYCPSIEDKINRFAERDRHQLFVEPEGWNTVEIYVNGFSTSLPEDVQYKALQLVPGFENVKMFRPGYAIEYDYFPPTQLQFSLETKHIQNLFFAGQINGTTGYEEAACQGLIAGINAHLKATGQAPFVLKRSEAYIGVLIDDLINKGTDEPYRMFTSRAEFRTLLRQDNADLRLTERSHKIGLAGENRMEKVRTKSEGVEKIKSILKELPIDPEEINHFLAEKNTSPLPQRIRAYQILLRPSMDIFSMRDNVAKMKNALAAFDNETLEQAEIQIKYETYIEKENELVKRMSQLEDLVIPDSFDYTKLVSLSAEARQKFNKIRPRTLGQASRISGVNPSDVQILMVYMGR; this is translated from the coding sequence ATGTTTCCATCTTACGATGTTATAGTGGTAGGCGCAGGACATGCCGGTTGCGAAGCAGCGGCGGCTGCCGCGAATATGGGTTCAAAGGTTCTTTTGGTAACCATGAACATGCAGACTATTGCCCAAATGAGTTGCAACCCAGCTATGGGTGGTATCGCAAAAGGACAAATAGTAAGAGAGATTGATGCCATGGGTGGATACTCTGGTATTGTGACGGACCAGTCCATGATCCAGTTCCGTATGTTGAACAGATCTAAGGGGCCTGCTATGTGGAGTCCCCGTACCCAAAATGATAGAATGCTCTTCGCTGCCAAGTGGAGGGAAGCATTGGAGCAAACTCCAAATGTAGATTTCTATCAGGATATGGTGAAAGGCCTTCTTGTAAAAGATGGCATTTGTTATGGGGTAGTGACAGGTCTTGGACATGAAATCAAAGCAAAAAGTGTAGTTCTCACCAACGGAACTTTCCTGAATGGGGTAATGCACATCGGCGATAAACAATTCGGTGGAGGTAGGGTAGCAGAGAAAGCTGCAACCGGAATTACCGAACAATTGGTTTCTCTTGGATTCGAAAGTGATCGCCTCAAGACAGGAACACCTCCGCGTATCGATGCCAGAAGTTTGGACTATTCCAAAATGGAAGAACAAAAAGGTGATGATGTCATCACCGGTTTCTCTTACCTGGATATTGAGAAGATAAAACCTGAGCAACAAAGAAGTTGTTTCATTACCTATACCAGTGATGAGGTACATGAAATGCTGAAGACTGGTTTCGACCGGTCACCTATGTTCCAGGGTAGAATACAGGGTAGGGGACCTAGATACTGTCCAAGTATCGAAGACAAAATAAACAGGTTCGCTGAAAGGGATAGACACCAGTTGTTCGTAGAACCAGAAGGATGGAACACTGTAGAAATTTATGTGAACGGATTTTCTACCTCCCTCCCTGAGGATGTGCAATATAAAGCACTGCAATTAGTGCCGGGTTTTGAAAATGTAAAGATGTTCCGTCCGGGGTATGCTATCGAGTATGATTACTTTCCACCTACCCAATTGCAGTTCTCACTGGAGACCAAACATATTCAAAACCTCTTCTTTGCAGGTCAGATAAATGGTACTACCGGGTATGAAGAAGCAGCATGTCAGGGTTTGATCGCAGGTATTAATGCTCACCTTAAGGCAACCGGTCAGGCACCTTTTGTACTGAAAAGAAGTGAAGCATATATCGGGGTACTCATCGATGACCTGATCAACAAGGGTACAGATGAACCTTACCGTATGTTTACCTCCCGTGCAGAATTCAGAACATTGCTTCGTCAGGATAATGCGGATCTGAGACTGACCGAACGAAGTCATAAAATTGGTTTGGCCGGAGAGAACAGGATGGAAAAAGTAAGAACGAAATCAGAAGGAGTAGAAAAAATAAAATCGATTCTGAAAGAATTGCCTATCGATCCGGAAGAAATTAACCACTTCCTGGCAGAGAAAAATACTTCTCCTCTGCCTCAGAGAATTCGTGCTTACCAGATTTTGTTACGTCCCTCTATGGATATTTTCTCTATGAGGGATAATGTGGCAAAGATGAAAAATGCACTTGCTGCATTCGACAATGAAACTTTGGAACAGGCAGAGATCCAGATTAAGTATGAAACATACATTGAAAAAGAAAATGAACTGGTGAAAAGAATGAGTCAACTCGAGGACCTGGTGATCCCGGATAGTTTTGATTATACAAAATTGGTATCATTGAGTGCAGAGGCGAGGCAGAAATTTAATAAAATCAGACCTCGTACTTTGGGACAAGCATCCAGAATCAGTGGGGTAAATCCAAGTGATGTACAAATTCTGATGGTGTATATGGGACGATAA
- a CDS encoding lactonase family protein, protein MIKILLTSTALLFASTLLAQTDTSSAEKYLLIGAYTKTPDEGISVYAFNTQTGSFRFVSTAKNVENPSYLVISPNHKYVYAVDETNGNNPGNVSAFEWDTISGQLTFLNKQPSGGDDPCYITTDQDGKYVVVANYSGGSFSILPVKPDGRLEAPVQTIEHTGSGPNKERQEKPHVHCVYFSPDHQQLYVSDLGIDQIAIYNYRQGDVQPVVPANPGFAPFPPGSGPRHLVFHPNGKWVYVLHELDGKITAFHYDKGKLTPFQPVSILPDNFKGKPWAADLHISPDGKFLYATNRDPLNNILTFSINAKTGNLVKKGESATGGKTPRNFVIDPSGNFLLVAHQNSNNVTVFKRDKITGLLKKQKEELKTPSPVCLKFIGSN, encoded by the coding sequence ATGATCAAAATCTTACTCACCAGCACAGCTTTACTTTTTGCCTCTACTTTGCTTGCACAAACAGATACATCTTCCGCTGAAAAATATTTACTCATCGGTGCCTATACCAAAACACCAGATGAAGGTATCAGCGTCTATGCTTTCAATACCCAAACCGGTAGCTTCCGGTTTGTAAGCACTGCCAAAAATGTAGAGAACCCTTCTTACCTCGTTATCTCTCCGAATCACAAATATGTGTATGCCGTGGATGAAACGAATGGAAATAATCCCGGTAATGTAAGTGCCTTTGAATGGGATACTATTTCCGGCCAACTTACTTTTCTAAATAAACAACCTTCAGGTGGTGACGACCCTTGTTATATCACCACTGACCAGGATGGAAAATATGTGGTAGTCGCCAATTACTCAGGTGGTAGTTTTTCTATCCTCCCTGTTAAACCAGATGGCCGACTCGAAGCACCTGTTCAAACTATTGAACATACCGGCTCCGGCCCCAACAAAGAGCGACAGGAAAAACCACATGTGCATTGTGTGTATTTCAGCCCGGATCACCAGCAATTATATGTATCCGATCTGGGTATCGATCAGATAGCTATTTACAATTACCGTCAGGGCGATGTACAACCAGTAGTACCAGCTAATCCTGGATTTGCACCTTTTCCTCCGGGATCAGGTCCCCGCCACCTTGTATTCCACCCCAATGGAAAATGGGTATATGTATTGCATGAACTGGATGGAAAAATTACAGCTTTCCATTATGATAAGGGAAAGCTGACACCTTTCCAGCCAGTGTCTATTTTGCCGGACAATTTCAAAGGCAAACCTTGGGCTGCTGACCTCCACATTTCACCAGATGGAAAATTTTTATACGCTACAAATCGTGATCCTCTCAATAATATTTTAACTTTTTCTATCAACGCCAAAACAGGTAATCTGGTGAAAAAAGGAGAGAGCGCAACAGGTGGAAAAACACCAAGAAATTTTGTGATCGACCCGAGCGGCAACTTCCTGCTGGTGGCTCATCAGAATTCAAATAATGTGACTGTCTTTAAAAGAGATAAAATAACCGGGCTCCTCAAAAAACAAAAGGAAGAGCTGAAGACACCCAGCCCCGTATGTTTGAAATTCATAGGCAGTAATTAA
- the cls gene encoding cardiolipin synthase — protein MYQVLYFLWGTNWHIAIKIIGYVLISLSFIGVVGTILLENRNPVKALSYIMLLVFVPILGLIVYYYLGRDLRKRRRFTLKGSKDETLMLRYWESQRREIEHMQLALRHSVSSKQEISAMLLNTRNSVLSQNNKVQILLNGEEKFPAVMKALREAKHHIHMEYYIFAADDVGNEVADILIEKLKEGIEVRFVYDDLGCSDIGDIPDLLEEHGAEVFKFSPVLINFYLNANYRNHRKIIVIDGNIGFTGGINMDDRYLNNGKHPVFWRDTHLQLEGDVVNLLQLQFMMSYRYCSKNTFPFSDPYFHRSHIKEHCFADIVASGPDSDFPMSMQTILMAINVARRSIRISNPYFIPNDQILSALQMAALAGKNVELIIPSRGDSFFVQHAAQSYVKPMLDAGAKVYFYQKGFIHAKTIVIDDNLAIVGTVNLDNRSFYLNSEIAVVVYDRPVVHKLNAAFEQDLQDAVQIERRTWKNRSIWQRFIDAVCRLFTPLL, from the coding sequence GTGTATCAGGTATTATATTTTCTTTGGGGCACGAACTGGCACATTGCCATCAAGATCATCGGCTATGTATTGATCAGCCTTTCTTTTATAGGGGTGGTCGGCACTATCCTGCTGGAAAACCGTAACCCTGTCAAAGCGTTGTCCTACATCATGTTACTGGTGTTCGTCCCCATTCTCGGATTGATTGTATATTACTACCTGGGCCGTGACCTCCGCAAGCGTCGCCGCTTTACCCTGAAAGGCAGTAAGGACGAGACTTTGATGCTAAGATATTGGGAATCACAGCGTAGAGAAATTGAACACATGCAGCTCGCCCTCCGCCATTCTGTATCCAGCAAACAGGAGATCTCTGCTATGCTGTTGAATACCAGAAACTCCGTCCTTTCTCAGAATAATAAAGTCCAGATCTTACTCAATGGTGAAGAGAAATTCCCCGCAGTGATGAAAGCTCTCAGGGAAGCCAAACATCATATACACATGGAGTACTACATCTTTGCCGCAGATGATGTAGGCAACGAAGTAGCAGACATACTCATAGAGAAATTAAAAGAAGGCATAGAAGTCAGGTTTGTATACGATGACCTGGGATGCAGTGACATTGGCGATATCCCGGACCTGTTGGAAGAACATGGTGCAGAAGTATTTAAGTTCTCTCCAGTACTCATCAATTTCTACCTGAATGCAAACTATCGTAATCACCGTAAGATTATCGTCATAGATGGCAATATCGGCTTCACTGGCGGCATCAATATGGATGACCGATATCTCAATAACGGCAAGCATCCTGTGTTCTGGAGAGACACGCATTTGCAGCTGGAAGGTGATGTAGTAAACCTGTTGCAGTTACAGTTCATGATGAGTTATCGTTATTGCAGTAAGAATACATTTCCATTCAGTGATCCTTACTTTCATCGCTCCCATATAAAAGAACATTGCTTTGCAGATATCGTAGCCAGCGGACCTGATTCAGATTTTCCAATGTCGATGCAGACCATACTTATGGCGATCAATGTAGCGAGAAGAAGTATCCGTATCAGCAATCCATATTTCATTCCTAATGATCAGATACTGAGTGCATTACAGATGGCCGCACTGGCAGGAAAAAATGTTGAACTAATAATACCTTCGCGTGGCGATTCATTTTTTGTACAACATGCTGCACAATCATATGTGAAACCTATGCTGGATGCAGGTGCAAAAGTTTATTTCTATCAGAAAGGATTTATTCACGCCAAGACAATCGTGATCGACGATAACCTGGCCATAGTAGGTACTGTGAACCTTGATAACAGAAGCTTTTATTTAAACAGTGAAATTGCAGTAGTCGTATATGACCGGCCGGTAGTACATAAATTAAACGCTGCCTTTGAACAGGATTTACAGGATGCCGTTCAGATCGAAAGGCGCACCTGGAAAAACCGCTCTATCTGGCAGCGTTTTATAGATGCAGTGTGCAGATTGTTCACACCATTATTGTAA